A stretch of DNA from Anaerobacillus isosaccharinicus:
CATTACTAAAGTGTTTAACTGAAAATCCGAACAATATAAACCGTAGCGGAGGAAATATACGTAGACTCCTGCGGGATGAAAGGCAAGGGTGAGACCCCACAGTGCGTAAGCACGAGGAGGCTCACCAGCCGCCTGCGGAAAGCGAAGTATATTTCCGAAGCGAAGGGTTGTACCAACCATCATCGCGTTCGGATTTCTCAATGATTAAAACACTTTTGTCTCAGCCTCTTCTAATGTTACAGTTTTTAAATCTGGACACGCGGGTTCCCTCTCATAGCCTATTACTTGGTGATGGTCATCTACGCGCCTGATCTGCTTTTTTTGTACTAAGTCTCCTTGTCGATCTGGCAGACTAATTTTATACATTGATATCCCTTTTTACGATGAACAACGATGAAATGATGAAAAATAGGATGATATGAACACTTAAATTCACAATAGAAAAGCTTAGTGTCATGTCTTCAAATAGGGTTCTTCCCATAACGTACTGAAACAAATTTGTATTGGCTAGCAAAAAATATTTTCCTTGTGCAATATTGTAGTGACTTAACACTTCCAACAATAATCTGCCCGACAATACAATGAAAATTGGAAAAGAAATTGAAAACACACTACTTCTCGTTACAACAGAAAGAGTTATGGCAAAAGTAGCAATAATGGCAACTTCGACAAAACCAAATACATACTTTAAGAAAAGATTGCCTATGAAACTTGCCTCAAATGAAAACACAGTACCATAAAAGAACACTGTTCCAAAGACAGCAGTTGAAGCAATATGAATAAGAGCGATTAGTATAACGAATAGCATGACGGCTATAAATTTTGATAGTAATATTTTCATTCGACTCGCTGGTCGTAGTAGCAAGAGCTTAATCGTTCCTTGGGAGAACTCACTAGAAACGATATCGCCACTAACGATAATTGCGACGAAGATTAATATAAAAATAAGATAAGAACTAATATTGAAGTGATCCCAAAACGTAAAGTTCGTGTCTGTAAAGATATATTTCATTACAATTGCCGCTAAAAAATTCATCAATATGATTAAGCTAAGTAATGCAACACCGCGGGGGCGTTTATACATTTTTACATTTTCATTCATAACGAGATTAAGAAAATAGTTCATTTCACTGCCACTCTCCTTTTACTTTCGCTAAGAAAGCATCCTCTAGTGACGTTCGTTCTTTTTCAATTCCAACCACTTTCACCTGGTTACTTATTAAAAAATGGTTTAGTTCTGCCACCTCAATCTCTGTTAAGTTTATCGAGAGTGACTTAGTTGAAAGAGAAATTACTCGGTTTGAGAGTGGATGTCCAGATAATAAACTCTGAAGATCGGCATTTTTCAAGAAATGAAAAAGATAAATTGAGCCTTCACCGCTACTTTGAATATCTTCTAATTTCTCGTCAGAAATTAGCTGACCATCGTTTAGAATGATAACACTATCACAAATCATTTCAATTTCTGCAAGTAGATGACTAGAAATAATGACAGAAACGCCTTCTTTTGCAAGCTTTTTTAAATATTTGCGAAGATCTTGTATTCCTGAAGGATCTAATCCATTTGTGGGCTCATCTAAAAGAAGTAAAGACGGGTGGTGCAATAGCGCCTGGGCAAGGCCTAAGCGCTGTAACATTCCAAGAGAATATGTTCTAACTTTATCGTCAATATAATCTTCCATTTCAAGTAGCTGAATCACTTCTTCTACTCTATTTTTTGAACAATAAGGGGAGAGACGATAAAACTGTAGCAAATTATCATAGCCAGATAAGTATTCGTATAACTCAGGATTTTCAATTATTGCTCCTACGTTAGCGATTGCTTTTGAAAAGTTATTATGAAGGTCAAATTGATTAATTTTAACCGAGCCACTTGTTGGTTTTAGTAATCCTACGATCATTTTTAAAATCGTTGTTTTTCCCGAACCATTAGGACCTAATAGCCCTTTTATTTCACCTTTTTTTAATTGGAATGATAAATCGTGAATGATCGTTGTATTTCCGATTTTTTTTGAAAGGTTTGTAACTTCCAATAGTACTTCTTGATTCATTAGAACTCTCCTTTACAATTTACGTTCTAACATAACAGTTTTTTTGTAGATGATCTTTAACCAGAAATAGTAGATGGTGATCGCAGCATAATAAAATCCTACCACCTTGAAACCTGTCAGTAGTATCGTTGTATTCACTAGCTCCATCTCTGCTACATTAGCGAAATTCATTACGAAAGTTAAACATAAACCTATGATGCTCCCGATAAAAATGGGTAAGACAATGATCATTTTTAATTTGTTATTTAGATATTTACTGGTTTCTGCAGAAGTAAAACCAATTGCTTGTAGCTGTTTAAGTTTCTTTTGGTCATCTTCTCGGTCAGCAAAAATCTTGAAGTATAACACAACAAAA
This window harbors:
- a CDS encoding ABC transporter ATP-binding protein gives rise to the protein MNQEVLLEVTNLSKKIGNTTIIHDLSFQLKKGEIKGLLGPNGSGKTTILKMIVGLLKPTSGSVKINQFDLHNNFSKAIANVGAIIENPELYEYLSGYDNLLQFYRLSPYCSKNRVEEVIQLLEMEDYIDDKVRTYSLGMLQRLGLAQALLHHPSLLLLDEPTNGLDPSGIQDLRKYLKKLAKEGVSVIISSHLLAEIEMICDSVIILNDGQLISDEKLEDIQSSGEGSIYLFHFLKNADLQSLLSGHPLSNRVISLSTKSLSINLTEIEVAELNHFLISNQVKVVGIEKERTSLEDAFLAKVKGEWQ
- a CDS encoding ABC transporter permease, with translation MNYFLNLVMNENVKMYKRPRGVALLSLIILMNFLAAIVMKYIFTDTNFTFWDHFNISSYLIFILIFVAIIVSGDIVSSEFSQGTIKLLLLRPASRMKILLSKFIAVMLFVILIALIHIASTAVFGTVFFYGTVFSFEASFIGNLFLKYVFGFVEVAIIATFAITLSVVTRSSVFSISFPIFIVLSGRLLLEVLSHYNIAQGKYFLLANTNLFQYVMGRTLFEDMTLSFSIVNLSVHIILFFIISSLFIVKRDINV